A genome region from Pseudomonas sp. S06B 330 includes the following:
- the ribH gene encoding 6,7-dimethyl-8-ribityllumazine synthase, protein MTLKTIEGTFIAPKGRYALVVGRFNSFVVESLVSGAVDALVRHGVSESDITIIRAPGAFEIPLVAQKVAQQSEYAAIIALGAVIRGGTPHFEYVAGECTKGLAQVSMEFGVPVAFGVLTVDSIEQAIERSGTKAGNKGAEAALSALEMVSLLAQLEAK, encoded by the coding sequence ATGACCCTGAAGACCATCGAAGGTACCTTCATTGCCCCCAAAGGTCGCTATGCTTTGGTGGTTGGCCGCTTCAACAGCTTCGTCGTCGAAAGCCTGGTAAGCGGTGCTGTTGATGCCCTGGTTCGCCATGGCGTGAGCGAAAGCGACATCACCATCATCCGTGCCCCGGGTGCCTTCGAAATCCCGCTGGTAGCACAGAAAGTCGCTCAGCAAAGCGAATATGCCGCAATTATCGCCCTGGGCGCTGTGATTCGTGGCGGTACCCCGCACTTCGAATACGTAGCGGGCGAATGCACCAAGGGCCTGGCCCAGGTGTCCATGGAGTTCGGCGTACCGGTTGCCTTCGGTGTCCTGACTGTCGACTCGATCGAACAGGCCATTGAGCGCTCCGGCACCAAAGCCGGCAACAAAGGCGCCGAAGCTGCCCTGTCCGCTCTGGAAATGGTCAGCCTGCTGGCGCAGTTGGAGGCCAAGTGA
- the ribBA gene encoding bifunctional 3,4-dihydroxy-2-butanone-4-phosphate synthase/GTP cyclohydrolase II encodes MALNSIEELVEDIRQGKMVILMDDEDRENEGDLIMAAECCKAEHINFMAKHARGLICMPMSRERCETLKLPLMAPRNGSGFGTKFTVSIEAAEGVTTGISAADRARTVQAAAARDAKAEDIVSPGHIFPLMAQPGGTLARAGHTEAACDLARMAGFEPSGVICEVMNDDGTMSRRPELEAFAAEHGIKIGTIADLIHYRMIHERTIQRISEQPLDSELGSFNLVTYRDSVEGDVHMALTLGNICAEEPTLVRVHNMDPLRDLLMVKQPGRWSLRAAMSAVAEAGSGVVLLLGHPLDGDVLLAHIRESAEASQAKTPTTYSTVGAGSQILRDLGVRKMRLMSSPMKFNAISGFDLEVVEYVPSE; translated from the coding sequence GTGGCGCTCAACAGCATCGAAGAACTGGTAGAAGACATCCGCCAGGGCAAAATGGTCATCCTCATGGATGACGAAGACCGCGAGAACGAAGGCGACCTGATCATGGCCGCCGAGTGCTGCAAGGCCGAACACATCAACTTCATGGCCAAGCACGCCCGTGGCCTGATCTGCATGCCGATGTCGCGCGAGCGCTGCGAAACGCTCAAGCTGCCACTGATGGCACCGCGCAACGGTTCGGGGTTCGGCACCAAGTTCACCGTTTCGATCGAAGCCGCCGAAGGCGTCACCACCGGTATCTCCGCCGCTGACCGTGCACGTACTGTGCAGGCGGCTGCCGCCCGTGATGCCAAGGCCGAAGATATCGTCAGCCCGGGCCACATCTTCCCGCTGATGGCTCAGCCTGGCGGCACTCTGGCTCGTGCTGGTCACACCGAAGCGGCCTGCGACTTGGCGCGCATGGCTGGTTTCGAGCCGAGCGGGGTGATCTGCGAAGTGATGAACGACGACGGCACCATGTCGCGTCGCCCTGAGCTGGAAGCGTTCGCCGCCGAGCATGGCATCAAGATCGGCACCATCGCCGACCTGATCCACTACCGGATGATCCATGAACGTACCATTCAGCGGATTTCCGAGCAGCCGCTGGACAGCGAACTGGGCAGTTTCAACCTGGTGACCTACCGCGATTCGGTTGAAGGTGACGTGCACATGGCCCTGACCCTGGGCAACATCTGTGCTGAAGAGCCCACCCTGGTTCGGGTCCACAACATGGACCCGCTGCGTGACCTACTGATGGTCAAACAGCCCGGCCGCTGGAGCCTGCGCGCCGCCATGAGCGCGGTTGCCGAGGCGGGCAGCGGTGTCGTATTGCTGCTTGGCCACCCGCTCGATGGTGATGTGTTGCTGGCGCATATTCGTGAAAGCGCCGAGGCTTCCCAGGCGAAAACTCCGACCACTTACAGCACCGTTGGTGCCGGTTCGCAGATTCTGCGCGACTTGGGCGTACGTAAAATGCGCCTGATGAGTTCGCCAATGAAGTTCAATGCGATATCCGGATTCGATCTGGAAGTTGTAGAATACGTGCCCTCCGAATAA